In the uncultured Methanobacterium sp. genome, one interval contains:
- the hypE gene encoding hydrogenase expression/formation protein HypE, with amino-acid sequence MKIGMSHGAGGEIMQGLISDIILGNIKNKSVNGGVGLADLDDGATIPLGENEIVISTDSHTIDPLFFPGGDIGRISMAGTVNDVSVMGARPLAIANAMVISEGFDVDELERIIKSMDEVCQETGVAIVTGDTKVMENDKLDKMIISTTGIGIAPKGAITRDSGLEVGDKIILTGSVGDHGISLMSYREGFGFETDLKSDVAPVWGMVEAALAIGGVHAMKDPTRGGIANALNELASKSGVGMFLDDEKIPVKREVHAASEMLGIDPYEVANEGKVVMGVAPEKADEILEAIRKTKYGGEAQIIGEVTTDKHVILETSLGGKRILEAPIADPVPRVC; translated from the coding sequence ATGAAAATCGGAATGTCACATGGGGCCGGCGGAGAGATAATGCAGGGCCTCATCTCGGATATAATACTGGGTAACATAAAGAACAAGTCAGTAAATGGTGGAGTAGGTCTGGCAGACCTGGATGATGGGGCCACCATCCCTCTGGGTGAAAATGAAATAGTAATCAGCACAGACAGCCATACCATTGACCCGTTATTCTTCCCGGGGGGAGATATTGGTAGAATCTCAATGGCAGGCACTGTAAACGATGTCTCAGTAATGGGTGCCCGTCCCCTGGCCATAGCCAATGCCATGGTTATCAGTGAAGGTTTTGATGTGGATGAACTGGAACGCATAATCAAATCCATGGATGAAGTATGTCAGGAAACCGGTGTGGCCATTGTAACCGGGGATACCAAGGTAATGGAGAATGATAAGTTAGATAAAATGATCATATCCACCACTGGAATTGGTATTGCCCCCAAAGGTGCCATAACCCGTGACTCAGGACTCGAGGTAGGGGATAAAATTATCCTCACTGGAAGTGTGGGGGACCATGGAATATCCTTAATGAGCTACCGTGAAGGATTTGGCTTTGAAACGGACCTGAAATCCGATGTGGCTCCCGTATGGGGTATGGTAGAAGCAGCCCTGGCTATTGGTGGAGTTCATGCCATGAAAGACCCAACCCGTGGTGGAATAGCCAACGCCCTTAATGAACTGGCCTCCAAGTCTGGTGTGGGAATGTTCCTGGATGATGAGAAGATACCAGTTAAAAGGGAAGTTCACGCCGCATCAGAGATGCTGGGAATTGACCCTTATGAAGTTGCCAATGAAGGTAAGGTTGTTATGGGAGTAGCCCCTGAAAAAGCCGATGAGATTCTGGAAGCCATTCGTAAAACCAAGTATGGTGGAGAAGCACAGATAATTGGTGAGGTAACCACTGATAAACACGTGATCCTGGAAACATCACTGGGTGGTAAAAGGATACTGGAAGCACCCATAGCAGATCCAGTTCCCAGAGTCTGTTAA